In Longimicrobium sp., the DNA window GCCGCGGCGAGACGTACCCGCGGATGGCGGAGGTGCGCGCCCTCTGCGCCGCGGAACTGCCCGGCGCCGACGTCCGGGAGCACTTGGTCTGGCGCTGGTCCGCCGTCTGGCGCAAGCCTGCGTGACGATCTCGGCTGGATCACCCCGCGCGATGCGATCCCGAGGGAGCGGTAGCGACCCGGGGGATTCCAGCCGAGGCCGCTGGTGGGTTGCTCCCGCGCACGAATGCCCGCCGACACGATCCGAATCCCCACGGTCTTCGTGACGACCCTGTGCTTCCTTGCGGGATCTCTACCCCGCGAAGATCTTCCGACCGCCCGCCGCGCCCCATCCACGATCCTTCGAGACCACGTCCGATGCCGAACCCCGTCGCCGCGCCCGACACCGTCCCCGCCTCCGCCAGCGCGGGGGCGAGGACGCGCGCGCGGCGGTCGACGCGCTGAACGAGCGGGCGTACGAGCTGCGCTACGCCGACGCGGCCGAGGCGGTGCGGCTGGCCGGCGAGTCGCGTGCGGCGGCCGAGGCCGCCGGGTACGCGCGGGGCGTCGCCTGCGCCCTGCGCGCCTCCGGAGTGGCCCGCTGCCTCCGCTTCGAGCTCGACGCCGCCACCGCCGACCTGGAGGAGGCGCGGCGGCTGTTCGCGGAAGCCGGCGACGAGCGGGGGCGGGCCTCGGCGCTCAACTGGCTGGGCAACACCGCCTGGCGCCAGGCCGACTACCCGGCGGCGCTGCGCCTCCACCTCGAGGCGCTCCAGGCGCAGCGCGCGGCGGGCGACCGCGCCGGCGAGTCCGACTCGCTCAACTTCATCGGCAACGTCCACTACCACATCGGTGAGTACGCGCGCGCCCTGGAGCACTACCAGCAGTCCGCGCGCATCAAGGAGGAGATCGGCGACCTGCGCGGGCTGTCGCAGTGCGTCAACAACGTGGGCAACATCCACGCGCAGCTCGGCGACTACCGCCAGGCGCTGGAGTTCCACCGGCGCGCGCTGGAGCTCAAGCGGGGCGCCGCGGACCGGCAGGGCGAAGCCGTCTCGCTGGTGAACGTGGGCTCCGGCCACGAGGCGCTGGGCGAGTACGACCAGGCGCTCGAGTTCTACCACGCCGCGCTCGACCGGGCCCGCGAAGTGGGCGACCGCTTCGTGGAGGCCGACGCCCTGCGCGACCTCGGCGACGTGCACCGCAAGCTGGACGACCCGCGGCGGGCGCTGGAGTGCTACCGGGCCGCGCTGGAGGTGGCGCGCGGCGCGGGGGCGCGGATGGTGGAGGCCGAGGTGCTGATCGGGATCGGCCGCACCCTCACCGGCACGGGTGACGGAGCGCAGGCCATCGAGTCGCTGCGCGAGGCGCTCGCGGCCGCGGAGGAGATGCGGTCGCGGCGCCTGATCTACGAGGCCCACCGCGCGCTCTCGGAGGCGCACGAGGCGCGCGGCGAGCTGGCCGAGGCGCTCCGGCACTTCAAGGCGTTCCACGAGGCCGAGGAGGCGGTCTTCAGCGCCGAGTCGGAAAAGCGCATCCAGGGGATCCTGGCCGCGGCCGAGATCGAGCGCACCCAGCGCGAGGCCGAGCTGCTGCGCGGCAAGAACGAAGAGCTCACCGGGGCCAACCGCGCGCTCGCGTCCGCCAACGAGGAGAAGGCGCGCCTCCTGGCGCAGCTGCGCGAGCAGGCCGGGGAGCTGGACCGCCTCTCGCGCGTTGACGCGCTCACCGGACTCTTCAACCGACGCCACGTCGACGAGCGGCTCGCGTTGGAGTGGGA includes these proteins:
- a CDS encoding tetratricopeptide repeat protein, producing the protein MRDLYPAKIFRPPAAPHPRSFETTSDAEPRRRARHRPRLRQRGGEDARAAVDALNERAYELRYADAAEAVRLAGESRAAAEAAGYARGVACALRASGVARCLRFELDAATADLEEARRLFAEAGDERGRASALNWLGNTAWRQADYPAALRLHLEALQAQRAAGDRAGESDSLNFIGNVHYHIGEYARALEHYQQSARIKEEIGDLRGLSQCVNNVGNIHAQLGDYRQALEFHRRALELKRGAADRQGEAVSLVNVGSGHEALGEYDQALEFYHAALDRAREVGDRFVEADALRDLGDVHRKLDDPRRALECYRAALEVARGAGARMVEAEVLIGIGRTLTGTGDGAQAIESLREALAAAEEMRSRRLIYEAHRALSEAHEARGELAEALRHFKAFHEAEEAVFSAESEKRIQGILAAAEIERTQREAELLRGKNEELTGANRALASANEEKARLLAQLREQAGELDRLSRVDALTGLFNRRHVDERLALEWERARRFGRDLTVALADLDHFKQVNDRFGHAAGDAVLREVGRIFREGTRHVDVVGRYGGEELVLLLVETPPEKAAGCCEKLRTAVELHDWTAIHPELGVTVSMGLAGNHAVESPEALVAAADARLYEAKRGGRNRICC